The segment GGCTACCGTCCGGGGATGAACTCACCCCAACGATGAAACTGCGTCGGCGTCCGATCTCCCAGAAGTACGCCGAGCAGATTGACGCGATGTACGCCTGAGTCGTCGGCTACTGCTCCAGGAACGCAGCGATGCGGTCGGTCGGTCGGCCAATGATCGCCGCATCGCCGCGGATCAGCACGGGACGTTCCATCAATCGAGGATGCTCGGCCAGTAGCGTGGCAACCTGCTCGGCCGAGCGGATGTCCTCCTCACGCAGGCCCAGTTCGGTGAAAAACCGGTCGCGGCGCACCAGCGCCGCGGGCTCGTCGGTGAGCTTGCTTAGCAGGTCCAAAAGTTGGGCCTCATCCAGTGGCTCCTTGAGGTACTGAACGACTCGCGCATCGTCGCCGGCAGCGTCGAGTGCGGCGCGGGATTTGGAACACCGTGGATTGTGCAGAATTGTCAACTCGGCCATGGCGCCAGATTACGCCGCGGCGGCTACTCGTTAGTCGCAGCGGCTGCGCGCCGCCGGGCGGCGC is part of the Cumulibacter soli genome and harbors:
- a CDS encoding ArsC/Spx/MgsR family protein; translation: MAELTILHNPRCSKSRAALDAAGDDARVVQYLKEPLDEAQLLDLLSKLTDEPAALVRRDRFFTELGLREEDIRSAEQVATLLAEHPRLMERPVLIRGDAAIIGRPTDRIAAFLEQ